One segment of Bradyrhizobium sp. WD16 DNA contains the following:
- the hrpB gene encoding ATP-dependent helicase HrpB has product MRAFDTPLPIDAVLPELATTLAAQTTAVLVAPPGAGKTTRVPLALFDEPWVAGRKIIVLEPRRIAARASAERMARSLGEAAGETVGYRVRFGSKISRRTRIEVVTEGIFTRQLLDDPELTGVAAVLFDEFHERSLDADLGLALARDAQQGLREDLRILVMSATLDGARVAALLGHAAVIESEGRAFPVETRYLGRRPDLTIERQMADAIATALRGETGSVLAFLPGAAEIRRTETLLAERVQDPMVEIVPLFGALEAAVQDKAIQPVAKGRRKVVLATSIAETSLTIEGVRIVVDSGLARVPRYEPDIGLTRLETVRASRAAVDQRRGRAGRTEPGICYRLWDEPQTAALEPYTRPEILASDLSSLVLDLAAWGVSDPSSLAFLDPPPRPALAEARALLTELDALDGDGRLTDEGRRLRALALPPRLSRMIVDAARLGGALEAAQIAAVLTERGLGGDSVDLETRLANFRRERSPRATAARQLAERWAAQVARQGEAASSEAPPSIGLMLAFAFPDRVARNRGHASFVLANGRGAMLDPAAALARSPFIAVAELTGTAAQGRILLAAPLTAAEIDSHFATHITSEDEISFDRDALALRARRRRRLHAITLAEQPRPIAPSLESAQVLADGILAVGIDRLPWSKALRQWRDRVMFLRAAAPADWPDLSDAALAARREDWLLPALADKTSLAQFSAGELSDAMMALLPWDLRARLDREAPTHFEAPTGTMLPIDYEAPEGAKISVRLQELFGLDRHPAVAQGRVPLVVELLSPAHRPVQVTRDLPGFWRGSYAAVRADLRGRYPRHPWPDDPVGAAPTRRAKPRGT; this is encoded by the coding sequence TTGCGCGCCTTCGATACTCCGCTGCCCATCGACGCTGTCCTGCCCGAACTCGCCACCACCCTGGCGGCGCAGACCACCGCCGTGCTGGTGGCGCCGCCGGGCGCCGGCAAGACCACGCGGGTGCCGCTGGCGCTCTTCGACGAGCCCTGGGTGGCGGGCCGCAAGATCATCGTGCTGGAGCCGCGACGGATCGCGGCGCGGGCCAGCGCCGAACGCATGGCGCGGAGCCTCGGCGAGGCGGCGGGCGAGACGGTCGGCTATCGCGTGCGCTTCGGCTCGAAAATCTCCCGCCGCACCCGCATCGAAGTGGTCACGGAAGGAATCTTCACCCGCCAGTTGCTCGATGATCCCGAACTCACCGGTGTCGCCGCCGTGCTGTTCGACGAATTTCACGAACGCTCGCTCGACGCCGATCTCGGCCTCGCGCTGGCCCGCGACGCCCAGCAGGGGCTGCGCGAGGATCTGCGCATCCTGGTGATGTCGGCGACGCTGGATGGTGCCCGGGTCGCGGCGCTGCTCGGCCATGCGGCGGTGATCGAAAGCGAGGGCCGGGCCTTCCCGGTGGAGACCCGCTATCTCGGCCGCCGGCCCGATCTCACCATCGAGCGGCAGATGGCCGACGCCATCGCCACGGCGCTGCGCGGCGAGACCGGCTCGGTATTGGCGTTCCTGCCCGGCGCGGCCGAGATCCGCCGCACCGAAACCCTGCTCGCCGAGCGCGTCCAGGATCCCATGGTGGAGATCGTGCCGCTGTTCGGCGCGCTTGAGGCCGCGGTCCAGGACAAGGCCATTCAGCCGGTGGCCAAGGGCCGCCGCAAGGTGGTGCTGGCGACCTCGATCGCCGAGACCTCGCTCACCATCGAGGGCGTACGCATCGTCGTCGACAGCGGACTGGCACGGGTGCCGCGCTATGAGCCGGATATCGGCCTGACCCGCCTCGAGACGGTGCGAGCGTCGCGCGCCGCGGTCGACCAGCGTCGCGGCCGCGCCGGCCGCACCGAACCGGGCATCTGCTATCGGTTGTGGGACGAGCCGCAGACCGCGGCGCTCGAGCCCTATACGCGGCCGGAAATCCTCGCCAGCGATCTGTCCTCCCTGGTGCTCGACCTCGCCGCCTGGGGGGTGAGCGATCCGTCGAGCCTTGCCTTTCTCGATCCGCCGCCCCGGCCGGCGCTCGCCGAGGCGCGGGCGCTGCTCACCGAGCTCGATGCGCTCGATGGCGACGGCCGTCTCACCGATGAGGGCCGGCGGTTGCGGGCGCTGGCGCTGCCGCCGCGGCTGTCGCGCATGATCGTCGACGCCGCGAGACTGGGCGGCGCCCTGGAGGCCGCGCAGATCGCGGCCGTGCTGACCGAGCGCGGCCTTGGCGGCGACAGTGTCGATCTCGAAACGCGCCTGGCGAATTTCCGCCGCGAGCGCAGTCCGCGCGCCACGGCGGCGCGCCAGCTCGCCGAGCGCTGGGCGGCGCAGGTGGCGCGGCAAGGCGAGGCGGCCAGCAGCGAGGCGCCGCCGTCGATCGGACTGATGCTGGCTTTCGCCTTTCCCGACCGCGTCGCCCGCAACCGCGGTCATGCCAGCTTCGTGCTGGCCAACGGCCGCGGCGCCATGCTCGATCCGGCGGCGGCGTTGGCGCGTTCGCCCTTCATCGCCGTGGCGGAGCTTACCGGAACCGCGGCGCAGGGCCGCATCCTGCTCGCCGCGCCGCTCACGGCGGCGGAGATCGACAGTCACTTCGCTACGCACATCACCAGCGAGGACGAGATCAGCTTCGATCGCGACGCCCTGGCGCTGCGCGCCCGTCGCCGGCGGCGACTGCATGCGATCACGTTGGCCGAGCAGCCGCGGCCGATCGCGCCGTCGCTGGAGAGCGCGCAGGTGCTGGCAGACGGCATTCTGGCGGTGGGCATCGATCGCCTGCCGTGGTCCAAGGCGCTGCGGCAATGGCGCGATCGGGTGATGTTTCTGCGCGCTGCGGCCCCGGCGGACTGGCCGGATCTATCCGATGCGGCACTCGCCGCCCGGCGCGAGGACTGGCTGCTGCCGGCGCTCGCGGACAAGACCTCGCTCGCCCAGTTCTCCGCCGGTGAGCTGTCCGACGCCATGATGGCGCTGCTGCCCTGGGATCTGCGGGCGCGGCTCGACCGCGAGGCGCCGACCCATTTCGAGGCGCCGACCGGGACGATGCTGCCGATCGACTACGAGGCGCCGGAGGGCGCCAAGATCTCGGTCCGGTTGCAGGAGTTGTTCGGGCTCGATCGCCACCCGGCGGTGGCGCAGGGGCGGGTGCCGCTGGTGGTCGAACTGTTGTCGCCGGCGCACCGGCCGGTTCAGGTCACGCGCGACCTGCCGGGATTCTGGCGCGGCAGCTACGCCGCCGTGCGCGCCGACCTGCGCGGGCGCTATCCGCGCCATCCCTGGCCGGACGATCCGGTCGGCGCGGCGCCGACCCGGCGGGCCAAGCCGCGCGGCACCTGA
- a CDS encoding acyltransferase family protein: MSRNETPARRRDTAVAAAAGRLDWVDYAKGICIVMVVTMHSTLGVEAAAGRDGFMHLVVAFAKPFRMPDFFLISGLFLARVIGRDWRTYLDRKVVHFAYFYLLWVTIQFAVKAPAMAGEIGWARLGGTYLQSFIEPFGTLWFIYLLPVFFVVARLVRPLPAVAVWAAAAALEMLHVSTGWTVIDEFAARFVYFYSGYLFATEVFALSSAARRRPGLALAGLGIWALADAAMVGAGLSDWPLISLLLGFAGAGAVVVIGTLLARADLLDAVRYCGEHSIVIYLAFFLPMAATRTVLLGSGLVGDIGLVSLIVTAAGVLGALALWRAARSTPLNALFERPDRFHIAPRRCPLALRPAD; the protein is encoded by the coding sequence CTGTCACGAAACGAGACGCCGGCGCGCCGCCGCGATACAGCCGTGGCCGCCGCCGCCGGGCGGCTCGACTGGGTCGACTACGCCAAGGGCATCTGCATCGTCATGGTGGTGACGATGCATTCGACGCTGGGGGTCGAGGCCGCCGCCGGACGCGACGGCTTCATGCATCTCGTGGTGGCCTTCGCCAAGCCGTTCCGGATGCCGGACTTCTTCCTGATCTCCGGACTGTTTCTCGCCCGGGTGATCGGCCGCGACTGGCGCACTTATCTCGACCGCAAGGTGGTGCATTTCGCCTACTTCTACCTCTTGTGGGTCACCATCCAGTTCGCGGTCAAGGCGCCGGCCATGGCCGGCGAGATCGGCTGGGCGCGGCTCGGCGGAACGTATCTGCAATCCTTCATCGAGCCGTTCGGCACGCTGTGGTTCATCTATCTTCTGCCGGTGTTCTTCGTCGTCGCCCGCCTCGTCCGGCCGCTGCCGGCGGTGGCGGTGTGGGCCGCGGCCGCGGCGCTGGAGATGCTCCATGTCTCCACCGGCTGGACGGTGATCGATGAATTCGCCGCGCGCTTCGTCTATTTCTATTCGGGGTATCTGTTCGCGACCGAGGTGTTCGCCTTGTCGAGCGCAGCGCGCCGGCGCCCCGGCCTGGCGCTCGCCGGCCTCGGCATCTGGGCGCTGGCGGACGCAGCCATGGTCGGCGCCGGGTTGTCCGATTGGCCGCTGATCTCGCTGCTGCTCGGCTTTGCCGGCGCCGGCGCCGTTGTCGTCATCGGCACGCTGCTGGCCCGCGCCGATCTGCTCGATGCCGTGCGCTATTGCGGCGAGCATTCCATCGTCATCTATCTCGCCTTCTTCCTGCCGATGGCCGCGACCCGCACGGTGCTGCTCGGGAGCGGGCTCGTCGGCGATATCGGTCTCGTCTCGCTGATCGTCACCGCGGCCGGCGTGCTCGGCGCCCTTGCCCTGTGGCGGGCGGCGCGGTCGACGCCGCTGAACGCGTTGTTCGAACGGCCGGACCGCTTCCATATCGCACCTCGCCGCTGCCCGCTCGCTCTTCGGCCAGCGGACTAA
- a CDS encoding quinone oxidoreductase, with protein MIEAIRLRAPGGPEQLQRTRIELAAPAAGEIRVRHSAIGVNFLDVYQRMGLYPLEPSAIPGVEAVGTVVATGAGVDGIKPGDRIVYAGAPVGAYAGERNLPAWRAVRLPGGLDDAAVASTFLKGITAQMLLSRVHPVAAGTLVLVHSAAGGLGRLLTRWAAERGATVVGTVGSEVKAEVARAAGAHHVIVGRDADFAGELVAWSGGRKADVAYDGVGGETLRRTLDCVRPFGVVASIGQAGGPIPPLDVTELGPRRSLMLARPSVMGFVNNAEDYHRAAGVVLAALAAGVLGGAGRAYPLAEAARAHGDLESGKTSGALYLVP; from the coding sequence ATGATCGAGGCCATTCGGCTCAGGGCTCCGGGCGGACCGGAGCAACTTCAACGAACGCGGATCGAGCTGGCGGCGCCGGCTGCCGGCGAGATCCGGGTGCGGCACAGCGCCATCGGCGTCAATTTCCTCGACGTCTATCAGCGCATGGGTCTCTATCCGCTGGAGCCGTCGGCAATTCCCGGGGTCGAGGCGGTCGGCACCGTGGTGGCGACCGGCGCCGGGGTCGATGGCATCAAGCCCGGCGATCGCATCGTCTATGCCGGCGCGCCGGTCGGGGCCTATGCCGGCGAGCGCAACCTGCCGGCCTGGCGCGCGGTGCGTCTGCCCGGCGGGCTCGACGATGCCGCGGTGGCCTCGACCTTCCTCAAGGGCATCACCGCGCAGATGCTGCTGTCGCGCGTCCATCCGGTGGCGGCGGGCACGCTCGTGCTGGTGCACAGTGCCGCCGGCGGTCTCGGCCGGCTGTTGACCCGCTGGGCGGCCGAGCGCGGCGCCACCGTGGTCGGCACGGTCGGGTCCGAGGTCAAGGCCGAGGTGGCGCGCGCCGCCGGGGCGCATCACGTCATCGTCGGCCGCGATGCGGATTTCGCCGGCGAACTCGTCGCCTGGTCGGGCGGCCGCAAGGCGGATGTCGCCTATGACGGCGTCGGCGGGGAGACCTTGCGCCGGACGCTCGACTGCGTGCGACCGTTCGGCGTCGTCGCCAGCATCGGTCAGGCCGGCGGGCCGATCCCGCCGCTCGACGTCACTGAACTCGGACCGCGGCGCAGCCTGATGCTGGCGCGGCCGAGCGTGATGGGTTTCGTCAATAATGCCGAGGACTATCACCGCGCGGCGGGCGTGGTGCTGGCCGCGCTGGCGGCAGGTGTGCTCGGCGGCGCCGGACGGGCCTATCCGCTGGCCGAAGCCGCACGGGCTCATGGCGATCTGGAGTCGGGGAAAACCAGCGGCGCGCTTTATCTGGTGCCGTGA
- a CDS encoding LysR family transcriptional regulator: MGDVPRIDWSDLRHFLALAREGTLSAAARRLGVDHATVGRRIAALEACLELKLLDRRSRAVALTDDGLRIAAAAAPMEDAGFAVERAVQAAKPEIGGEVTVSAPPSLANRLIAPRLAELFERHPRLRLKLIGETRSASLSRREADVALRLSRPAESGLVGRKLGGFGFSLYGAPAYLRRTPPQAHAFIAYDSTMDEAPQQRWLMAIAGERDVVLRTNDLTNQAAAARGGLGLAVLPHFLGDGDPLLVRCEAPRPPVRRDIWLVVHRDLRRVPAIRAVMEFLAACAAAADAQNPVRS, translated from the coding sequence ATGGGCGACGTCCCCCGGATCGACTGGAGCGACCTGCGTCATTTCCTCGCCCTGGCGCGCGAGGGCACGCTGAGCGCGGCGGCGCGCCGGCTCGGCGTCGACCACGCCACCGTCGGCCGCCGCATCGCGGCGCTGGAGGCCTGCCTCGAGCTCAAGCTGCTCGACCGCCGCAGCCGCGCGGTCGCCCTGACCGATGACGGCCTGCGGATCGCGGCGGCGGCCGCGCCGATGGAGGACGCCGGCTTCGCCGTCGAGCGGGCGGTGCAGGCGGCCAAGCCCGAGATCGGCGGCGAGGTCACGGTCAGTGCCCCGCCCTCGCTCGCCAACCGCCTGATCGCGCCGCGCCTCGCCGAGCTCTTCGAGCGGCATCCGCGCCTGCGGCTCAAGCTGATCGGCGAGACCCGCAGCGCGTCCCTGAGCCGGCGCGAGGCCGATGTCGCCCTGCGGCTCAGCCGCCCCGCCGAGAGCGGCCTCGTCGGCCGCAAGCTCGGCGGCTTCGGCTTCAGTCTCTACGGCGCGCCGGCCTACCTGCGCCGGACACCGCCGCAGGCCCACGCCTTCATCGCCTATGACAGCACCATGGACGAGGCGCCGCAGCAGCGATGGCTGATGGCGATCGCCGGCGAGCGCGACGTCGTATTGCGCACCAACGACCTAACGAACCAGGCCGCGGCGGCTCGCGGCGGGCTCGGCCTTGCCGTGCTTCCCCATTTTCTCGGCGACGGCGACCCCCTGCTCGTCCGCTGCGAGGCGCCCCGCCCGCCGGTCCGCCGCGACATCTGGCTGGTGGTCCATCGCGATCTGCGCCGCGTGCCGGCGATCCGCGCGGTGATGGAATTCCTCGCCGCCTGCGCCGCCGCGGCGGACGCGCAGAATCCGGTGCGCAGCTGA
- the polA gene encoding DNA polymerase I yields the protein MAQTSGSTTAAPAAPAAPAAVTTPAVKKGDHVFLVDGSSFIFRAYHALPPLNRKSDGLQVNAVLGFCNMLWKLLREMPPDNRPTHLAIVFDKSEITFRNKLYPDYKAHRPPAPEELVPQFALIREAVKAFELPCLEQSGFEADDLIATYVRQAREQGATATIVSSDKDLMQLVNDGVVMYDTMKDRRIGIAEVVEKFGVPPEKVVEVQALAGDSVDNVPGVPGIGVKTAAQLINEYGDLEGLLARAGEIKQPKRREALQDNADKARISRALVKLDDHVAVEVPLADLAVHEPDARQLIAFLKAMEFTTLTRRVADHAEIDPSDVAADARLRSSAALPPAAALDAAPPVATAAPGKPQSTVSKAALAPSGALTPQALAAARAEAARQAKFDRSKYQTIRTADELRRWMARAKDQGHVAVDTETTGLDPMQAELCGVALALAPNEAAYLPLIHKQGGEGAGLFAGGLAPDQLDTREALAILRPVLEDDGVLKIGQNLKFDALVFAQHGIALRAIDDTMLMSYVLDAGRGSHGMDSLSERWFGHQPIAFSDVAGSGKARITFDQVAIEKATEYSAEDADVTLRLWQLLKPRLVAERMVTIYETLERPMVGVLARMEQRGISIDRQELARLSGEFSQTAARLEAEIRDLAGEPINPGSPKQLGDIMFGKMNLPGGAKTKTGAWSTSASVLDDLAEQGFAFPRKILDWRQVAKLKSTYTDLLPSFVHPQTRRIHTSYSLAATTTGRLSSSEPNLQNIPVRTEDGRKIRRAFVATPGHKLVSADYSQIELRLLAEIADIAVLKQAFQDGLDIHAMTASEMFGVPIKDMPAEVRRRAKAINFGIIYGISAFGLANQLGIAREEAGAYIKKYFERFPGIRAYMDETRDFCRANGYVTTLFGRKCHYPDIKASNASMRAFNERAAINARLQGTAADIIRRAMIRMEGALTDARLSAQMLLQVHDELIFEVPDGEVEATLPVVRHVMQTAPFPAVNISVPLQVDARAASNWDDAH from the coding sequence ATGGCCCAAACCTCCGGTTCCACCACCGCGGCGCCCGCGGCGCCCGCCGCTCCCGCCGCCGTCACGACGCCTGCCGTCAAGAAGGGCGACCATGTCTTTCTGGTCGACGGTTCGTCCTTCATCTTCCGCGCCTACCACGCGCTGCCGCCGCTCAACCGCAAGTCCGACGGCCTGCAGGTCAACGCGGTGCTCGGCTTCTGCAACATGCTCTGGAAGCTGTTGCGCGAGATGCCGCCGGACAACCGGCCGACCCACCTCGCCATCGTTTTCGACAAGTCCGAGATCACCTTCCGCAACAAGCTCTATCCCGACTACAAGGCGCACCGGCCGCCGGCGCCGGAGGAACTGGTGCCGCAATTCGCGCTGATCCGCGAGGCGGTGAAGGCGTTCGAGCTGCCCTGCCTCGAGCAGAGCGGCTTCGAGGCCGACGACCTGATCGCCACCTATGTGCGGCAAGCCCGCGAGCAGGGCGCCACCGCCACCATCGTGTCGTCGGACAAGGACCTGATGCAGCTCGTCAACGACGGCGTCGTCATGTACGACACCATGAAGGATCGCCGTATCGGCATCGCCGAGGTGGTGGAGAAATTCGGCGTTCCGCCGGAGAAGGTGGTGGAAGTCCAGGCGCTGGCGGGCGATTCCGTCGACAACGTGCCCGGCGTGCCGGGCATCGGGGTGAAGACCGCGGCGCAGCTCATCAACGAATATGGCGATCTCGAAGGCCTGCTCGCCCGCGCCGGCGAAATCAAGCAGCCGAAACGGCGCGAGGCGCTGCAGGACAACGCCGATAAGGCGCGAATCTCCCGGGCGCTCGTCAAGCTCGACGACCACGTCGCCGTCGAGGTGCCGCTCGCCGATCTCGCCGTGCACGAGCCCGACGCGCGCCAGCTGATCGCCTTCCTCAAGGCGATGGAATTCACCACCCTGACGCGGCGCGTCGCCGACCACGCCGAAATCGATCCGTCCGACGTCGCCGCCGACGCGCGGCTGCGCAGCAGCGCCGCGCTGCCGCCGGCGGCGGCGCTCGACGCCGCCCCGCCGGTCGCGACCGCCGCGCCCGGCAAGCCACAATCCACGGTATCGAAAGCGGCGCTCGCGCCATCGGGCGCGCTGACGCCGCAGGCGCTCGCCGCGGCACGGGCCGAGGCGGCGCGGCAGGCGAAGTTCGACCGCAGCAAATATCAGACGATCCGCACCGCGGACGAGCTGCGCCGCTGGATGGCGCGCGCCAAGGACCAGGGCCATGTCGCGGTCGATACCGAGACCACCGGCCTCGATCCGATGCAGGCCGAACTGTGCGGCGTGGCGCTGGCGCTGGCGCCGAACGAAGCCGCCTATCTGCCGCTGATCCACAAGCAGGGCGGCGAAGGCGCCGGCCTGTTCGCCGGCGGCCTCGCCCCCGACCAGCTCGATACCCGGGAGGCGCTGGCGATCCTCAGGCCGGTGCTCGAGGACGACGGCGTCCTCAAGATCGGCCAGAACCTGAAATTCGACGCCCTGGTGTTCGCCCAGCACGGCATCGCCCTGCGCGCGATCGACGACACCATGCTGATGTCCTACGTGCTCGACGCCGGGCGCGGCAGCCACGGCATGGATTCCCTGTCCGAACGCTGGTTCGGCCATCAGCCGATCGCCTTCAGCGACGTCGCCGGCAGCGGCAAGGCCCGGATCACCTTCGACCAGGTGGCGATCGAGAAGGCGACGGAATATTCCGCCGAGGACGCCGATGTCACGCTGCGGCTGTGGCAGCTTCTCAAGCCGCGTCTCGTCGCCGAGCGCATGGTGACGATCTACGAGACGCTGGAGCGGCCGATGGTCGGCGTGCTGGCGCGCATGGAGCAGCGCGGCATCTCGATCGATCGCCAGGAGCTGGCGCGCCTGTCCGGCGAATTCAGCCAGACCGCGGCGCGGCTCGAGGCCGAGATCCGCGACCTCGCCGGCGAGCCGATCAACCCCGGCAGCCCCAAGCAGCTCGGCGACATCATGTTCGGCAAGATGAACCTGCCGGGCGGCGCCAAGACCAAGACCGGCGCCTGGTCGACCTCGGCCTCGGTGCTCGACGACCTCGCCGAGCAGGGCTTCGCGTTTCCGCGCAAGATCCTCGACTGGCGCCAGGTCGCCAAACTGAAATCGACCTATACCGACCTGCTGCCGAGCTTCGTCCATCCGCAGACCCGCCGTATCCACACCTCGTACTCGCTGGCCGCCACCACCACCGGGCGGCTGTCGTCGTCGGAGCCGAACCTGCAGAACATCCCGGTGCGCACCGAGGACGGCCGCAAGATCCGCCGCGCCTTCGTCGCCACGCCGGGGCACAAGCTGGTGTCGGCCGACTACTCCCAGATCGAACTGCGCCTGCTCGCCGAGATCGCCGACATCGCGGTGCTCAAGCAGGCGTTCCAGGACGGCCTCGACATCCACGCCATGACCGCGTCGGAAATGTTCGGGGTGCCGATCAAGGACATGCCCGCCGAGGTGCGCCGCCGCGCCAAGGCGATCAATTTCGGCATCATCTACGGCATTTCGGCCTTCGGCCTCGCCAATCAGCTCGGCATCGCCCGCGAGGAGGCCGGCGCCTACATCAAGAAGTATTTCGAGCGCTTCCCCGGCATCCGCGCCTATATGGACGAGACCCGCGACTTCTGCCGCGCCAACGGCTATGTCACGACCCTGTTCGGCCGCAAGTGCCACTACCCGGACATCAAGGCGTCGAACGCCTCGATGCGCGCCTTCAACGAGCGCGCCGCCATCAATGCCCGCCTGCAGGGCACGGCGGCCGACATCATCCGCCGCGCCATGATCCGCATGGAGGGAGCGCTCACTGACGCCAGGCTGTCGGCGCAGATGCTGCTGCAGGTGCACGACGAACTGATCTTCGAAGTGCCCGACGGCGAGGTCGAGGCGACCCTGCCGGTGGTGCGGCACGTGATGCAGACGGCGCCGTTCCCCGCGGTGAACATCTCGGTGCCGCTGCAGGTCGACGCCCGCGCCGCCAGCAATTGGGACGACGCGCACTGA
- a CDS encoding IS630 family transposase produces MALSDDLRKRVVEAVVSGGLSRNAAAKRFEVSIASAVRWVKQFETTGEMSPKPTGGDRRSGRIEAHHGYLMGLIRRTPDVTLLEIQERLIRNCGEHFSSSVLWRFFDRHGVTFKKKTAHASEQQRPDVLKQRLEWFERQLDLDLEKLVFIDETGASTNLARKGGRCRRGRRLRVGVPHGHYKTVTLVAGIRLRGLVAAKTYDRPITAALFEDWVEHCLVPTLTKGDVVVMDNLSAHKGPRVKELIEAAGAELLYLPPYSPDMNPIEKAFSKLKAHLRKIAERTVAALMRALETCADIFKPAQCANYFAACGYDPP; encoded by the coding sequence ATGGCGCTTTCCGACGATCTTCGCAAACGAGTGGTGGAGGCTGTCGTCTCGGGCGGGCTGTCGCGCAATGCGGCGGCGAAGCGTTTCGAAGTCAGCATTGCGAGCGCCGTGCGCTGGGTCAAGCAATTCGAGACGACGGGAGAAATGTCGCCGAAGCCTACTGGAGGCGATCGCCGCTCCGGCCGCATCGAAGCCCATCACGGCTACCTGATGGGGCTGATCCGGCGCACGCCGGACGTCACCCTGCTGGAGATCCAGGAACGTCTGATCAGGAATTGCGGCGAGCATTTTTCGAGTTCCGTGCTGTGGCGCTTCTTCGACCGTCATGGCGTCACGTTTAAAAAAAAGACCGCACACGCCTCGGAGCAGCAGCGGCCGGACGTCCTGAAGCAACGCCTCGAATGGTTCGAGCGACAGCTCGATCTCGATCTCGAGAAGCTCGTCTTCATCGACGAAACGGGCGCCTCGACCAATTTGGCGCGCAAAGGCGGGCGTTGCCGGCGTGGGCGGCGGCTGCGCGTCGGCGTGCCGCACGGCCATTACAAGACGGTCACGCTCGTCGCCGGCATCCGCCTTCGCGGGCTCGTGGCGGCGAAGACCTATGATCGTCCGATCACCGCCGCCCTGTTCGAGGACTGGGTGGAACACTGCCTCGTTCCTACCCTCACGAAAGGCGACGTTGTCGTCATGGACAATCTGTCCGCCCACAAGGGGCCGCGGGTCAAGGAGTTGATCGAGGCCGCGGGCGCCGAGCTGCTCTACCTCCCGCCCTATAGCCCCGACATGAACCCGATCGAGAAGGCGTTTTCCAAGCTGAAAGCGCATTTGCGCAAAATCGCCGAGCGGACCGTCGCCGCCCTGATGCGCGCCCTCGAAACCTGCGCCGACATCTTTAAGCCCGCCCAATGCGCAAACTACTTCGCCGCATGCGGATATGATCCACCTTGA
- a CDS encoding outer membrane protein, with translation MSANTATCRAIRLIALAATFASSATCAADLSTRYAAPAYTPQQAVFSWTGPYAGLNVGGGTSGNDALGNLPGADGGKVRGALGGLQIGYNYQLSPMLVVGIENDLEATDLKNKDAPNGLEASVPWLTTGRARAGVALMDSRLLLFGTAGLAAGGLKDGPLSKVKTGWTAGGGVEWAFLPKWSAKMEYLYIDFKHDDLPDWNAARFHTVRLGVNYHFDLLR, from the coding sequence ATGTCTGCCAATACCGCGACCTGCCGCGCGATACGCCTCATCGCTCTGGCCGCGACGTTCGCCTCCAGCGCGACCTGCGCCGCCGATCTTTCGACGCGCTATGCCGCGCCCGCCTATACGCCCCAGCAAGCTGTATTTTCGTGGACCGGTCCATATGCCGGGTTGAACGTCGGAGGCGGCACCAGCGGCAACGATGCGCTCGGCAACTTGCCGGGTGCGGACGGCGGCAAGGTTCGCGGGGCGCTGGGAGGTCTGCAGATCGGCTACAATTACCAATTGTCGCCGATGCTCGTCGTCGGCATCGAAAACGACCTCGAAGCCACGGACCTCAAGAACAAGGATGCGCCGAACGGTCTCGAAGCGAGCGTTCCCTGGCTGACGACCGGCCGGGCACGCGCGGGTGTCGCGCTCATGGATTCCCGCCTGCTGCTGTTCGGAACCGCCGGCCTGGCGGCGGGTGGCCTGAAGGACGGGCCGCTCAGCAAGGTGAAGACGGGGTGGACTGCGGGCGGCGGCGTCGAATGGGCCTTCTTGCCGAAATGGTCGGCAAAGATGGAGTACCTCTACATCGACTTCAAGCACGACGATCTGCCGGACTGGAACGCCGCCAGGTTTCACACCGTGCGCCTCGGCGTGAACTACCATTTCGACCTGCTGCGCTGA
- a CDS encoding TetR/AcrR family transcriptional regulator has protein sequence MDNATRSERSRNAALQAALAIIARDGPGRLTLDAIARESGMSKGGLMHQFRTKNAVLEALLDYQTEQFEAFSGSYMAKTTSAQPELAAQIATLHEITAKPNSVTFAMLAALADDPSLLAGPRNLDAKKVKAIKAEAADPQLALLRWAAARGLAITAMLGMCPLSEKERSQLFERLLDDAQWTGFAKPRPQNAASRRTRAG, from the coding sequence ATGGACAACGCCACACGATCGGAACGCTCGCGCAACGCCGCGCTTCAGGCCGCCCTCGCCATCATCGCTCGCGATGGCCCTGGCCGGCTGACGCTCGATGCCATCGCGCGCGAGAGCGGCATGAGCAAGGGCGGCCTGATGCACCAGTTCCGGACCAAGAACGCGGTGCTGGAGGCGCTGCTCGACTACCAGACCGAGCAGTTCGAGGCATTCTCGGGCAGCTACATGGCGAAGACGACGTCGGCGCAGCCGGAACTCGCCGCCCAGATCGCCACCTTGCACGAGATCACCGCCAAGCCAAATTCGGTCACCTTCGCCATGCTGGCGGCGCTGGCCGACGATCCGAGCCTGCTCGCCGGCCCCCGCAACCTCGACGCCAAGAAGGTGAAGGCCATCAAGGCCGAAGCCGCCGATCCGCAGCTCGCGCTGCTGCGCTGGGCGGCGGCGCGCGGGCTCGCAATCACCGCCATGCTCGGCATGTGCCCGCTGAGCGAAAAGGAACGCAGCCAGCTCTTCGAGCGGCTGCTCGACGATGCGCAATGGACCGGCTTCGCCAAGCCTCGACCTCAGAACGCAGCGTCACGCCGAACGCGTGCGGGCTGA